The following are encoded together in the Bradymonas sediminis genome:
- a CDS encoding AAA family ATPase yields MHSPPHAQFLRELRALLRAPYALIHLQTFEEERAQAILRTLAGADNRALHTWSPLTGFDGSPNPGSLADALDAVSKDANPGVFVFKDVHALLDAPEVRRRLREMEGHCAAARKTIVFLGPLKIEAAELQKDLTHIEMPLPGRAVIRRDCDNIFPPEQFPHINHEALVDGAVGLTARQAFRAFHRVRSQYEEALQRNQPFDLETSILREKQRLIGASDILEFFPLEQGLGDVGGLDALKRWLAERKRAFSEEASAFGLPSPKGLLLLGVQGCGKSLSAKAVARYWGLPLLRLDLGVIFDGKRSPEDALRQALRTAEAVAPCVLWMDEIEKGFGEGADASTARVLGSLLTWQQEKTAPVFLVATANDVTALPPEMLRKGRFDEIFFVDLPDPHERVDIFRIHLHRRGRHFDDAVLQELAARTEHFSGAEVEQVVIDAMYVAFEHQRDIEAEDLEFAAREIIPLYRTYEDEIKALREWAHGRARGASHERRILDYFD; encoded by the coding sequence ATGCACAGTCCTCCTCATGCTCAATTCTTGCGCGAACTCCGCGCGCTGCTTCGCGCCCCCTACGCGCTGATCCATCTGCAAACCTTCGAGGAGGAGCGGGCGCAGGCGATTTTACGGACCCTGGCGGGGGCCGACAATCGCGCGCTGCACACCTGGAGTCCGCTGACCGGCTTTGATGGAAGCCCCAACCCGGGGAGTTTGGCCGATGCGCTCGACGCCGTGAGCAAAGATGCCAACCCGGGCGTTTTCGTCTTCAAAGATGTCCACGCCCTGCTCGACGCGCCCGAGGTGCGCCGTCGGCTGCGCGAGATGGAGGGCCACTGCGCCGCCGCCCGAAAGACCATCGTCTTTCTCGGCCCGCTTAAGATCGAGGCCGCCGAGCTGCAAAAAGACCTCACGCATATCGAGATGCCGCTGCCCGGGCGAGCGGTGATTCGGCGTGATTGCGACAATATCTTTCCGCCCGAGCAATTTCCCCATATCAATCACGAGGCCCTGGTCGACGGCGCCGTCGGGCTCACCGCCCGCCAGGCGTTTCGCGCGTTTCACCGCGTGCGAAGCCAATACGAAGAGGCGCTCCAGCGCAACCAACCTTTCGACCTCGAGACCTCGATTCTGCGCGAAAAGCAGCGCCTGATTGGGGCGAGCGATATCCTCGAATTCTTCCCCTTGGAGCAGGGCTTGGGCGACGTCGGCGGGCTGGACGCGCTCAAGCGCTGGCTGGCCGAGCGAAAGCGCGCCTTCAGCGAGGAGGCCAGCGCCTTCGGGCTGCCGTCGCCCAAGGGGCTGTTGCTTCTGGGCGTGCAGGGCTGCGGCAAGAGCCTGAGCGCCAAGGCCGTGGCGCGCTATTGGGGGCTACCGCTTTTGCGCCTGGACCTGGGCGTCATCTTCGACGGCAAGCGCTCGCCCGAGGACGCGCTTCGCCAGGCGCTGCGCACCGCCGAGGCCGTCGCGCCCTGTGTGTTGTGGATGGACGAGATCGAGAAGGGCTTTGGCGAGGGCGCAGACGCCAGCACCGCGCGGGTGCTCGGCTCGCTTTTGACCTGGCAGCAGGAGAAGACCGCGCCGGTATTTCTCGTCGCCACCGCCAACGATGTCACCGCGCTGCCGCCCGAGATGCTGCGAAAAGGGCGCTTCGACGAGATCTTTTTTGTCGACCTCCCCGACCCCCACGAGCGCGTCGATATCTTCCGCATTCACCTGCATCGGCGCGGCCGTCATTTCGACGACGCCGTTTTGCAGGAGCTCGCCGCGCGCACCGAGCATTTCTCGGGCGCCGAGGTCGAGCAAGTTGTCATCGACGCGATGTACGTCGCCTTCGAGCATCAGCGCGATATCGAGGCCGAAGACCTCGAATTTGCCGCGCGTGAAATTATTCCGCTCTACCGAACGTATGAGGATGAGATTAAGGCCCTGCGCGAGTGGGCCCACGGCCGCGCGCGTGGCGCCTCGCATGAGCGGCGCATCCTCGATTATTTCGACTGA
- the ychF gene encoding redox-regulated ATPase YchF yields MSVSAGVVGLPNVGKSTIFNALTEAGAESANYPFCTIDPNVGIVPVPDPRMDIICEHITTLKVIPTVVEILDIAGLVKGASKGEGLGNKFLANIREVDAILHVVRCFEDSDVVHVEGSVDPARDVDIINTELILADMTTVEKRLEKSRRAARGQDKVEVARVKVLERISEALNEGRPARSLEYSEEEAKLAHDCHLLTTKPVLYVANVAEDDLDGEAKYVQTLRDLAAAEGSDVVVVCGSIESELAELDEAEKNEMLEGLGIAEPALNVLIRATYSLLGLQSFFTAGEVEVRAWTIPVGATAPQAAGAIHTDFEKKFIRAEVYTVEALQEHGSEANIKAAGKLRVEGKGYIVKDGDIMHILHGA; encoded by the coding sequence ATGAGCGTTTCAGCAGGTGTGGTTGGGCTTCCCAACGTTGGAAAATCGACGATCTTCAATGCGTTAACAGAGGCAGGGGCGGAGTCCGCGAACTACCCCTTCTGCACGATCGACCCGAACGTCGGCATCGTCCCGGTTCCCGACCCGCGCATGGACATTATCTGCGAGCATATCACCACGCTCAAGGTGATCCCGACGGTGGTCGAGATCTTGGACATCGCCGGGCTGGTTAAGGGCGCGTCGAAGGGCGAGGGGCTGGGCAATAAATTCCTGGCCAATATCCGTGAGGTCGACGCGATTCTGCACGTCGTGCGCTGCTTTGAGGACTCCGATGTCGTCCACGTCGAGGGAAGCGTGGACCCCGCGCGCGACGTCGACATCATCAACACCGAGCTTATCCTCGCCGATATGACGACGGTGGAGAAGCGTCTGGAGAAGTCGCGCCGGGCCGCGCGCGGCCAGGACAAGGTCGAGGTGGCGCGGGTCAAGGTGCTCGAGCGCATCAGTGAGGCGCTCAACGAAGGCCGCCCCGCGCGCTCGCTTGAGTATAGCGAAGAAGAGGCCAAGCTCGCCCACGACTGCCATTTGCTCACCACCAAGCCGGTGCTCTACGTCGCCAACGTCGCCGAGGATGACCTCGACGGCGAGGCGAAATATGTCCAGACGTTGCGTGACCTGGCCGCCGCCGAGGGCAGCGACGTGGTCGTGGTCTGCGGCTCGATCGAGTCCGAGCTCGCCGAGCTCGACGAGGCCGAGAAGAATGAGATGCTTGAGGGGCTTGGGATCGCCGAGCCGGCGCTCAACGTGCTGATCCGCGCGACCTATTCCTTGCTTGGCCTGCAGAGCTTCTTCACCGCCGGTGAGGTCGAAGTGCGCGCCTGGACCATCCCGGTCGGCGCGACCGCCCCGCAGGCCGCCGGCGCCATCCATACCGATTTTGAGAAGAAGTTCATCCGCGCCGAGGTCTATACCGTTGAGGCGCTCCAGGAGCACGGCAGCGAGGCCAACATCAAGGCCGCCGGTAAACTCCGGGTTGAGGGCAAGGGTTATATCGTCAAGGACGGCGATATTATGCATATCTTGCACGGCGCCTGA
- a CDS encoding M42 family metallopeptidase, translated as MDMLKILSELPGAPGREEKVRDYIRSKVDGLADEVSVDPMGNLICRVKPTIKGDEKAKKVMLACHMDEIAFYVRSVDDNGFIRLQQLGGFDFRNLFARRVRIQTRDGGEILGNLNPSGKPIHIADADERNKIPKMHEFFVDTGLPKDEVKAKIRPGDPVTLVQEFVEMGDMVSGKCLDNRVACWVGVRLLEALSEAKSAYDIYVVFTVQEEIGIRGATTSAYGISPDIGIGVDTTLAVDIPGVPGEHQITNLGDGVAIKIMDSYAISNRELVDEFIDLAEAKKINYQMEILPLGGTDAAALQRARSGARAIALSIPTRYIHTVTETVHKDDLYATVELLRAFLEQ; from the coding sequence ATGGATATGCTCAAGATTCTCTCGGAACTTCCTGGCGCGCCCGGACGCGAAGAAAAAGTGCGCGATTATATTCGCAGCAAGGTCGATGGCCTCGCCGACGAGGTGTCGGTCGACCCGATGGGGAACCTGATTTGCCGGGTCAAGCCGACGATCAAGGGCGACGAGAAGGCCAAAAAAGTGATGCTCGCCTGTCATATGGACGAGATCGCTTTTTATGTGCGCTCGGTGGATGACAACGGTTTTATTCGCCTGCAGCAATTGGGCGGGTTCGACTTCCGAAACCTCTTCGCGCGCCGGGTGCGCATCCAGACCCGCGACGGCGGCGAGATTCTGGGGAACCTGAACCCGAGCGGCAAACCGATTCATATCGCCGACGCCGACGAGCGCAATAAGATCCCGAAGATGCACGAGTTTTTCGTGGACACCGGGCTTCCCAAAGACGAGGTGAAGGCCAAGATTCGCCCGGGTGACCCGGTGACCCTGGTCCAGGAGTTCGTCGAAATGGGCGATATGGTCAGCGGTAAATGCCTGGATAACCGCGTGGCTTGCTGGGTGGGCGTGCGCCTGCTCGAGGCGCTGAGCGAGGCGAAGTCGGCCTACGATATCTACGTCGTCTTCACCGTGCAGGAAGAGATCGGCATCCGCGGCGCGACCACCTCGGCCTACGGCATCTCGCCGGATATCGGCATCGGCGTGGACACCACGCTCGCGGTCGACATCCCCGGCGTCCCCGGCGAGCACCAGATCACGAACCTGGGCGACGGCGTGGCGATTAAGATCATGGACTCCTACGCCATCAGCAATCGCGAGTTGGTCGACGAATTCATCGATCTGGCCGAGGCCAAAAAGATCAACTATCAGATGGAGATCCTGCCGCTGGGCGGCACCGACGCCGCGGCCTTGCAGCGCGCGCGCAGCGGGGCGCGGGCCATCGCGTTGAGCATCCCGACGCGCTATATCCACACGGTGACGGAGACCGTGCACAAAGACGACCTCTACGCCACGGTGGAGCTTTTGCGGGCGTTTTTGGAGCAGTGA